A genomic stretch from Prionailurus bengalensis isolate Pbe53 chromosome E2, Fcat_Pben_1.1_paternal_pri, whole genome shotgun sequence includes:
- the SLC27A5 gene encoding bile acyl-CoA synthetase has protein sequence MGVWLRLAFLLLLLLGLGQSAWPAAVALALRWLLGDSIFCVLLGLAMLARPWLYPWMPHWLSLVAAALMLAVLPARPPPGLRWLPADLAYIFRILHLGLNIKARMSRRPPNTFVDTFERRAQAQPDRAPLVWKGPGGRSVTFRELDKRACQAVWALKAELGSLTGLLAGEPAALLVLPSQTIPALGLWLGLAKLGCPVAWINPHARGAPLLHSVLSSGARLLVVDPDLQENLEEVLPKLQAENIRCFYLSHSSPTPGVGALGAALDVAPTDPVPADLRARITSKSPALFIYTSGTTGLPKPAIVTQERLLQMCKMLSLGGVTADDVVYTVLPLYHVMGLILGILGCLELGATCVLAPKFSASCFWDDCRQHGVTVILYVGEVLRYLCNTPQRPEDRTHTIRLAMGNGLRADVWESFQQRFGPIRILETYGSTEGNIGFVNYPGRCGALGKMSCLLRMLSPFELVQFDTEAEEPVRDSQGFCIPVGLGEAGLLLTQIVGHHPFLGYRGARELSERKLVRNVRRRGDVYFNTGDVLAMDREGFLYFRDRLGDTFRWKGENVSTREVESVLSLVDFLQEVNVYGVSVPGCEGKVGMAAVRLAPGQTFDGRRMYQHIRTWLPAYAAPHFIRIQDALEITSTFKLVKSRLVREGFNVGVIADPLFVLDNQAKTFQPLTPETYQAVCNGTWRL, from the exons ATGGGCGTCTGGCTGCGACTGGCCTTTTTACTATTGCTGCTGCTGGGCCTGGGACAGTCCGCATGGCCTGCTGCGGTGGCCCTGGCACTGCGCTGGCTCCTGGGGGACTCTATCTTCTGTGTGCTGCTCGGCCTGGCCATGCTGGCGCGGCCCTGGCTCTACCCCTGGATGCCCCACTGGCTGAGTCTGGTGGCCGCGGCACTCATGCTGGCTGTGTTACCTGCACGGCCACCCCCAGGGCTGCGCTGGCTGCCTGCAGACTTGGCCTACATCTTCAGGATCCTCCACCTGGGGCTAAACATCAAGGCGCGCATGAGCCGCCGGCCGCCCAACACCTTTGTGGATACCTTTGAGCGGCGAGCACAAGCACAGCCGGACCGGGCGCCCTTGGTGTGGAAGGGTCCGGGGGGCCGCTCGGTCACCTTCAGGGAGCTGGACAAGAGAGCATGCCAGGCAGTGTGGGCCCTGAAGGCCGAGCTGGGCAGCCTCACAGGCTTGCTTGCTGGGGAGCCTGCCGCCCTCCTAGTGCTGCCCTCCCAGACCATTCCGGCCCTAGGTTTGTGGCTGGGGCTGGCTAAGTTGGGCTGCCCTGTCGCCTGGATTAATCCACATGCCCGGGGGGCACCCCTACTACACTCCGTACTGAGCTCTGGGGCTCGGTTGCTGGTGGTGGACCCAG ACCTCCAGGAGAATCTGGAAGAGGTCCTTCCCAAGCTACAGGCAGAGAACATCCGATGCTTCTACCTCagccactcctcccccaccccaggagtgGGGGCTCTGGGGGCTGCTCTTGACGTTGCACCCACCGACCCTGTGCCCGCTGACCTACGTGCTCGGATCACATCAAAAAGCCCTGCCCTGTTTATCTACACCTCAGGGACCACTG GACTCCCAAAGCCAGCCATTGTCACACAGGAACGGCTGCTACAGATGTGCAAGATGCTGTCCCTGGGTGGGGTCACAGCTGATGACGTGGTCTACACAGTCTTGCCTCTGTACCATGTGATGGGGCTTATCCTTGGAATTCTTGGCTGCCTGGAGCTTG gAGCAACCTGTGTCCTGGCGCCCAAGTTCTCTGCTTCCTGCTTCTGGGATGACTGTCGGCAGCATGGTGTGACCGTGATCCTGTATGTAGGCGAGGTCCTGCGGTACCTGTGTAACACTCCACAG CGACCAGAGGACCGGACACATACAATCCGCTTGGCAATGGGCAATGGACTCCGAGCAGATGTGTGGGAATCCTTTCAGCAGCGCTTTGGCCCCATTCGGATCTTGGAAACCTATGGCTCCACGGAAGGCAACATTGGCTTCGTCAACTATCCAGGGCGCTGTGGGGCCCTGGGCAAGATGAGCTGCTTGCTTCGA ATGCTGTCCCCCTTTGAGCTTGTACAATTTGACACGGAGGCTGAGGAGCCTGTCAGAGACAGTCAGGGATTCTGCATCCCTGTGGGACTAG GGGAGGCGGGGCTCCTGTTAACCCAGATAGTGGGCCACCACCCTTTCCTGGGCTACCGCGGGGCACGAGAGCTGTCGGAACGGAAGTTGGTGCGGAATGTGCGGCGCAGGGGCGACGTTTACTTCAACACTGGAGACGTGCTGGCCATGGACCGAGAAGGCTTCCTTTACTTTCGGGACCGCCTGGGGGACACCTTCCG ATGGAAAGGTGAGAACGTATCTACGCGGGAGGTGGAGAGCGTTTTATCCCTTGTGGACTTCTTGCAGGAGGTGAACGTCTACGGCGTCTCTGTACCAG GTTGTGAGGGCAAGGTGGGGATGGCTGCTGTGCGGCTGGCCCCAGGCCAGACCTTCGATGGTCGGAGGATGTACCAACATATACGCACTTGGCTCCCTGCCTATGCTGCACCCCATTTCATCCGTATCCAG GACGCCCTGGAGATCACAAGCACGTTCAAACTGGTGAAGTCCCGGTTGGTGCGTGAGGGCTTCAATGTAGGCGTCATTGCTGACCCCTTGTTCGTGTTGGACAACCAGGCTAAGACCTTCCAGCCCCTGACACCGGAAACATACCAGGCCGTGTGCAATGGAACCTGGAGACTCTGA
- the LOC122494655 gene encoding zinc finger protein 324A-like isoform X4, translated as MATAALTDRAQGLMAFEDVAVYFSQEEWELLDAAHVMLENCHVVLENFALVSSLGLSASRPRVVLQLERGEEPWVLSGTVVTPARNAQRKPSPGEWGLRGCELGANQWPAALPVTFQNGSLPAPTFTGTCERGKSSVGWQGTSLSQEKKSTGVSVIYWERLLLGPGSGEANVSLRLTSPLRTPEDSPPREKVLMNRPMPDKQLRPYGGQKPFGQDGPGRGCPKIPEFEASLTSGEREKGGTSLKPHGLPASQEPPTWDQLGKALHTGPSFLSGEKPFECRACTKVFLKSSDLLKHLRTHTGERPYECSQCGKAFSQTSHLTQHQRIHSGETPYACPACGKAFRHSSSLVRHQRIHTAEKSFRCSECGKAFSHGSNLSQHRKIHAGGRPYACAQCGRRFCRNSHLIQHERTHTGEKPYTCALCGAAFSQGSSLFKHQRVHTGEKPFACTQCGRAFSHSSNLTQHQLLHTGERPFRCGDCGKAFAKGAVLLSHRRIHTGEKPFVCAHCGRAFRERPALFHHQRIHTGEKPVRRPRRGAGQCPQARPSSGAPSEGTLGRVAGPTPTSGPPAVSKPADA; from the exons ATGGCGACCGCGGCGCTGACAGACCGGGCCCAG GGCCTGATGGCCTTTGAGGATGTGGCCGTGTACTTCTCCCAGGAGGAGTGGGAGCTCCTGGACGCAGCCCACGTGATGTTAGAGAACTGCCACGTGGTGTTAGAGAACTTTGCGCTTGTGTCCTCGCTGG GACTCTCTGCCTCACGACCCCGGGTGGTCCTGCAGCTTGAGCGTGGCGAAGAGCCCTGGGTTCTCAGTGGGACAGTTGTGACACCAGCCAGGAATGCTCAGAGAAAGCCCAGCCCTGGTGAGTGGGGGCTCAGAGGGTGTGAGCTTGGGGCTAACCAATGGCCAG CAGCTTTGCCAGTGACCTTCCAGAATGGCTCCCTTCCAGCACCTACCTTCACAGGCACCTGCGAACGTGGGAAAAGCTCAGTGGGTTGGCAGGGCACCTCCCTCTCTCAGGAGAAAAAGTCCACAGGCGTGTCGGTAATCTATTGGGAAAGGCTCCTGCTGGGTCCTGGCAGCGGGGAAGCCAATGTCAGTCTGCGGTTAACCTCTCCACTGAGGACTCCTGAGGATAGCCCACCTAGGGAGAAAGTCCTCATGAACCGCCCCATGCCAGACAAGCAGCTGAGGCCATATGGGGGCCAGAAGCCATTTGGGCAGGATGGCCCTGGAAGAGGCTGCCCCAAAATTCCAGAATTTGAGGCTAGTCTCAcctctggggaaagagaaaagggtggAACTAGCCTCAAGCCTCATGGACTCCCTGCTAGCCAAGAACCCCCTACCTGGGATCAGCTGGGCAAGGCCCTCCACACAGGCCCCAGCTTCCTCTCCGGGGAGAAGCCCTTCGAATGCAGGGCGTGCACCAAAGTGTTTCTGAAGAGCTCTGACCTGCTCAAGCACCTGCGCACCCACACTGGAGAGCGGCCATACGAATGCTCTCAGTGTGGCAAGGCCTTCAGCCAGACATCACACCTGACGCAGCACCAGCGCATCCACAGCGGTGAGACACCCTATGCGTGCCCGGCCTGTGGCAAGGCCTTCAGGCATAGCTCCTCGCTGGTGCGGCACCAGCGCATACACACCGCTGAGAAGTCCTTCCGCTGCAGCGAGTGCGGCAAGGCCTTCAGCCACGGCTCCAACCTCAGCCAGCACCGCAAGATCCACGCAGGCGGGCGGCCCTACGCATGTGCTCAGTGTGGCCGCCGTTTCTGCCGCAACTCGCACCTGATCCAGCACGAGCGCACACACACGGGTGAGAAGCCTTACACCTGTGCCCTTTGTGGTGCCGCCTTCAGCCAGGGTTCCTCCCTCTTCAAGCACCAGCGCGTGCACACGGGTGAGAAGCCCTTCGCCTGCACACAGTGTGGCCGCGCCTTCAGCCACAGCTCTAACCTCACGCAGCACCAGCTGCTGCACACTGGGGAGCGGCCCTTCCGCTGCGGGGACTGTGGCAAGGCTTTCGCCAAGGGCGCAGTGTTGCTCAGCCACCGACGCATCCACACGGGTGAGAAGCCCTTTGTGTGCGCACACTGTGGTCGTGCCTTCCGCGAGCGCCCGGCCCTGTTCCACCACCAGAGGATCCACACGGGAGAGAAGCCCGTGCGGCGACCTCGGCGTGGGGCAGGCCAGTGCCCCCAGGCCAGGCCTTCTTCAGGGGCACCATCAGAGGGCACTCTGGGCAGAGTAGCTGGGCCCACTCCCACCTCAGGCCCACCGGCAGTTTCAAAGCCTGCTGACGCCTGA
- the ZBTB45 gene encoding zinc finger and BTB domain-containing protein 45: MAAAEAVHHIHLQNFSRSLLETLNGQRLGGHFCDVTVRIREASLRAHRCVLAAGSPFFQDKLLLGHSEIRVPPVVPAQTVRQLVEFLYSGSLVVAQGEALQVLTAASVLRIQTVIDECTQIIARARAPVPGAPAPLPTPVPPPLAPAQLRHRLRHLLAARPPGHPGAAHSRKQRQPARLQLPAPTAPTKAEGSEVDPSLPAATDDGGDGEEDTDDETDGEDGESGGPGEGQAPPSFPDCAAGFLTAAPDSACEEPPAPAGLSDYGGAGRDFLRGASAAEDVFPESYVSAWQDEDGTAAEACPAETPAPPDCVLSGPRAPGVKTQGPPVSLFPFHLGAPGPPAQPPPAPSGPTPALPSAFYPTLQPDAAPSAPAPPGEAPAPPTAPAAAPSATPARAPGSEPPAYECSHCRKTFSSRKNYTKHMFIHSGEKPHQCAVCWRSFSLRDYLLKHMVTHTGVRAFQCAVCAKRFTQKSSLNVHMRTHRPERAPCPACGKVFSHRALLERHLAAHPAP; encoded by the exons ATGGCTGCAGCAGAGGCGGTGCACCACATACACCTGCAGAACTTCTCCCGCTCGCTGCTCGAGACCCTCAACGGGCAGCGGCTGGGTGGTCACTTCTGCGACGTGACTGTGCGGATCCGTGAGGCTTCGCTGCGTGCCCACCGCTGCGTGTTGGCTGCCGGCTCGCCCTTCTTCCAGGACAAGCTGCTGCTCGGCCACTCCGAGATCCGCGTGCCGCCAGTGGTGCCGGCGCAAACGGTGCGCCAGCTCGTCGAGTTCCTCTACAGCGGCTCGCTTGTAGTGGCACAAGGCGAAGCGCTGCAGGTGCTCACGGCCGCGTCGGTGCTGCGCATCCAGACGGTCATAGACGAGTGTACCCAGATCATCGCCCGCGCCCGAGCCCCGGTCCCCGGCGCGCCCGCGCCCCTGCCCACGCCCGTGCCCCCACCTCTTGCACCTGCGCAGCTACGCCACCGCCTGCGCCACTTGCTGGCCGCGCGCCCTCCGGGCCACCCCGGTGCCGCGCATAGCCGCAAGCAGCGCCAGCCCGCGCGCTTGCAGCTGCCGGCGCCCACTGCGCCCACCAAGGCGGAGGGGTCGGAAGTCGACCCCTCCCTACCCGCGGCCACAGACGACGGCGGTGACGGCGAGGAGGACACCGATGATGAAACCGACGGCGAGGACGGCGAAAGCGGCGGCCCAGGAGAGGGCCAAGCGCCCCCTTCCTTCCCAGACTGCGCTGCCGGCTTCCTCACCGCCGCCCCTGACAGCGCGTGCGAGGAGCCGCCCGCACCCGCCGGCCTTTCGGACTATGGCGGCGCCGGCAGGGACTTTCTTCGGGGCGCTTCGGCGGCCGAGGATGTGTTCCCCGAGAGCTATGTCTCCGCTTGGCAAGATGAGGATGGCACCGCGGCGGAAGCCTGTCCCGCCGAGACGCCGGCCCCGCCTGACTGTGTCCTGTCTGGACCCCGAGCCCCAGGCGTGAAGACCCAGGGGCCACCTGTCTCACTTTTCCCCTTTCATCTGGGCGCTCCTGGGCCACCTGCGCAACCTCCTCCCGCACCCTCGGGGCCTACTCCTGCGCTCCCTTCCGCCTTCTATCCCACACTCCAGCCAGATGCGGCCCCTAGCGCTCCTGCTCCGCCGGGGGAggccccagccccgcccaccgCTCCCGCTGCGGCCCCCTCGGCCACCCCTGCCAGAGCCCCGGGTTCCGAGCCGCCTGCCTATGAGTGCAGTCACTGCCGAAAGACGTTCAGCTCGCGGAAAAACTACACCAAGCACATGTTCATCCACTCGG GGGAGAAGCCCCACCAATGCGCCGTGTGCTGGCGATCTTTCTCGCTGCGCGACTACCTGCTGAAGCATATGGTCACGCACACAGGCGTGCGCGCCTTCCAGTGCGCTGTCTGCGCCAAGCGCTTCACGCAGAAGAGCTCACTCAACGTGCACATGCGCACGCATCGGCCCGAGCGCGCGCCGTGCCCCGCCTGCGGCAAGGTCTTCTCACACCGCGCGCTGCTGGAGCGCCACCTGGCCGCGCACCCTGCACCTTGA
- the LOC122494655 gene encoding zinc finger protein 324A-like isoform X2 — translation MAFEDVAVYFSQEEWELLDAAHVMLENCHVVLENFALVSSLGLSASRPRVVLQLERGEEPWVLSGTVVTPARNAQRKPSPGPCHLAYDKVVPEAALPVTFQNGSLPAPTFTGTCERGKSSVGWQGTSLSQEKKSTGVSVIYWERLLLGPGSGEANVSLRLTSPLRTPEDSPPREKVLMNRPMPDKQLRPYGGQKPFGQDGPGRGCPKIPEFEASLTSGEREKGGTSLKPHGLPASQEPPTWDQLGKALHTGPSFLSGEKPFECRACTKVFLKSSDLLKHLRTHTGERPYECSQCGKAFSQTSHLTQHQRIHSGETPYACPACGKAFRHSSSLVRHQRIHTAEKSFRCSECGKAFSHGSNLSQHRKIHAGGRPYACAQCGRRFCRNSHLIQHERTHTGEKPYTCALCGAAFSQGSSLFKHQRVHTGEKPFACTQCGRAFSHSSNLTQHQLLHTGERPFRCGDCGKAFAKGAVLLSHRRIHTGEKPFVCAHCGRAFRERPALFHHQRIHTGEKPVRRPRRGAGQCPQARPSSGAPSEGTLGRVAGPTPTSGPPAVSKPADA, via the exons ATGGCCTTTGAGGATGTGGCCGTGTACTTCTCCCAGGAGGAGTGGGAGCTCCTGGACGCAGCCCACGTGATGTTAGAGAACTGCCACGTGGTGTTAGAGAACTTTGCGCTTGTGTCCTCGCTGG GACTCTCTGCCTCACGACCCCGGGTGGTCCTGCAGCTTGAGCGTGGCGAAGAGCCCTGGGTTCTCAGTGGGACAGTTGTGACACCAGCCAGGAATGCTCAGAGAAAGCCCAGCCCTG GTCCCTGTCATCTGGCATATGACAAGGTTGTTCCTGAAGCAGCTTTGCCAGTGACCTTCCAGAATGGCTCCCTTCCAGCACCTACCTTCACAGGCACCTGCGAACGTGGGAAAAGCTCAGTGGGTTGGCAGGGCACCTCCCTCTCTCAGGAGAAAAAGTCCACAGGCGTGTCGGTAATCTATTGGGAAAGGCTCCTGCTGGGTCCTGGCAGCGGGGAAGCCAATGTCAGTCTGCGGTTAACCTCTCCACTGAGGACTCCTGAGGATAGCCCACCTAGGGAGAAAGTCCTCATGAACCGCCCCATGCCAGACAAGCAGCTGAGGCCATATGGGGGCCAGAAGCCATTTGGGCAGGATGGCCCTGGAAGAGGCTGCCCCAAAATTCCAGAATTTGAGGCTAGTCTCAcctctggggaaagagaaaagggtggAACTAGCCTCAAGCCTCATGGACTCCCTGCTAGCCAAGAACCCCCTACCTGGGATCAGCTGGGCAAGGCCCTCCACACAGGCCCCAGCTTCCTCTCCGGGGAGAAGCCCTTCGAATGCAGGGCGTGCACCAAAGTGTTTCTGAAGAGCTCTGACCTGCTCAAGCACCTGCGCACCCACACTGGAGAGCGGCCATACGAATGCTCTCAGTGTGGCAAGGCCTTCAGCCAGACATCACACCTGACGCAGCACCAGCGCATCCACAGCGGTGAGACACCCTATGCGTGCCCGGCCTGTGGCAAGGCCTTCAGGCATAGCTCCTCGCTGGTGCGGCACCAGCGCATACACACCGCTGAGAAGTCCTTCCGCTGCAGCGAGTGCGGCAAGGCCTTCAGCCACGGCTCCAACCTCAGCCAGCACCGCAAGATCCACGCAGGCGGGCGGCCCTACGCATGTGCTCAGTGTGGCCGCCGTTTCTGCCGCAACTCGCACCTGATCCAGCACGAGCGCACACACACGGGTGAGAAGCCTTACACCTGTGCCCTTTGTGGTGCCGCCTTCAGCCAGGGTTCCTCCCTCTTCAAGCACCAGCGCGTGCACACGGGTGAGAAGCCCTTCGCCTGCACACAGTGTGGCCGCGCCTTCAGCCACAGCTCTAACCTCACGCAGCACCAGCTGCTGCACACTGGGGAGCGGCCCTTCCGCTGCGGGGACTGTGGCAAGGCTTTCGCCAAGGGCGCAGTGTTGCTCAGCCACCGACGCATCCACACGGGTGAGAAGCCCTTTGTGTGCGCACACTGTGGTCGTGCCTTCCGCGAGCGCCCGGCCCTGTTCCACCACCAGAGGATCCACACGGGAGAGAAGCCCGTGCGGCGACCTCGGCGTGGGGCAGGCCAGTGCCCCCAGGCCAGGCCTTCTTCAGGGGCACCATCAGAGGGCACTCTGGGCAGAGTAGCTGGGCCCACTCCCACCTCAGGCCCACCGGCAGTTTCAAAGCCTGCTGACGCCTGA
- the LOC122494655 gene encoding zinc finger protein 324A-like isoform X3 — MLRESPALVVPEAALPVTFQNGSLPAPTFTGTCERGKSSVGWQGTSLSQEKKSTGVSVIYWERLLLGPGSGEANVSLRLTSPLRTPEDSPPREKVLMNRPMPDKQLRPYGGQKPFGQDGPGRGCPKIPEFEASLTSGEREKGGTSLKPHGLPASQEPPTWDQLGKALHTGPSFLSGEKPFECRACTKVFLKSSDLLKHLRTHTGERPYECSQCGKAFSQTSHLTQHQRIHSGETPYACPACGKAFRHSSSLVRHQRIHTAEKSFRCSECGKAFSHGSNLSQHRKIHAGGRPYACAQCGRRFCRNSHLIQHERTHTGEKPYTCALCGAAFSQGSSLFKHQRVHTGEKPFACTQCGRAFSHSSNLTQHQLLHTGERPFRCGDCGKAFAKGAVLLSHRRIHTGEKPFVCAHCGRAFRERPALFHHQRIHTGEKPVRRPRRGAGQCPQARPSSGAPSEGTLGRVAGPTPTSGPPAVSKPADA; from the exons ATGCTCAGAGAAAGCCCAGCCCTG GTTGTTCCTGAAGCAGCTTTGCCAGTGACCTTCCAGAATGGCTCCCTTCCAGCACCTACCTTCACAGGCACCTGCGAACGTGGGAAAAGCTCAGTGGGTTGGCAGGGCACCTCCCTCTCTCAGGAGAAAAAGTCCACAGGCGTGTCGGTAATCTATTGGGAAAGGCTCCTGCTGGGTCCTGGCAGCGGGGAAGCCAATGTCAGTCTGCGGTTAACCTCTCCACTGAGGACTCCTGAGGATAGCCCACCTAGGGAGAAAGTCCTCATGAACCGCCCCATGCCAGACAAGCAGCTGAGGCCATATGGGGGCCAGAAGCCATTTGGGCAGGATGGCCCTGGAAGAGGCTGCCCCAAAATTCCAGAATTTGAGGCTAGTCTCAcctctggggaaagagaaaagggtggAACTAGCCTCAAGCCTCATGGACTCCCTGCTAGCCAAGAACCCCCTACCTGGGATCAGCTGGGCAAGGCCCTCCACACAGGCCCCAGCTTCCTCTCCGGGGAGAAGCCCTTCGAATGCAGGGCGTGCACCAAAGTGTTTCTGAAGAGCTCTGACCTGCTCAAGCACCTGCGCACCCACACTGGAGAGCGGCCATACGAATGCTCTCAGTGTGGCAAGGCCTTCAGCCAGACATCACACCTGACGCAGCACCAGCGCATCCACAGCGGTGAGACACCCTATGCGTGCCCGGCCTGTGGCAAGGCCTTCAGGCATAGCTCCTCGCTGGTGCGGCACCAGCGCATACACACCGCTGAGAAGTCCTTCCGCTGCAGCGAGTGCGGCAAGGCCTTCAGCCACGGCTCCAACCTCAGCCAGCACCGCAAGATCCACGCAGGCGGGCGGCCCTACGCATGTGCTCAGTGTGGCCGCCGTTTCTGCCGCAACTCGCACCTGATCCAGCACGAGCGCACACACACGGGTGAGAAGCCTTACACCTGTGCCCTTTGTGGTGCCGCCTTCAGCCAGGGTTCCTCCCTCTTCAAGCACCAGCGCGTGCACACGGGTGAGAAGCCCTTCGCCTGCACACAGTGTGGCCGCGCCTTCAGCCACAGCTCTAACCTCACGCAGCACCAGCTGCTGCACACTGGGGAGCGGCCCTTCCGCTGCGGGGACTGTGGCAAGGCTTTCGCCAAGGGCGCAGTGTTGCTCAGCCACCGACGCATCCACACGGGTGAGAAGCCCTTTGTGTGCGCACACTGTGGTCGTGCCTTCCGCGAGCGCCCGGCCCTGTTCCACCACCAGAGGATCCACACGGGAGAGAAGCCCGTGCGGCGACCTCGGCGTGGGGCAGGCCAGTGCCCCCAGGCCAGGCCTTCTTCAGGGGCACCATCAGAGGGCACTCTGGGCAGAGTAGCTGGGCCCACTCCCACCTCAGGCCCACCGGCAGTTTCAAAGCCTGCTGACGCCTGA
- the LOC122494655 gene encoding zinc finger protein 324A-like isoform X1 gives MATAALTDRAQGLMAFEDVAVYFSQEEWELLDAAHVMLENCHVVLENFALVSSLGLSASRPRVVLQLERGEEPWVLSGTVVTPARNAQRKPSPGPCHLAYDKVVPEAALPVTFQNGSLPAPTFTGTCERGKSSVGWQGTSLSQEKKSTGVSVIYWERLLLGPGSGEANVSLRLTSPLRTPEDSPPREKVLMNRPMPDKQLRPYGGQKPFGQDGPGRGCPKIPEFEASLTSGEREKGGTSLKPHGLPASQEPPTWDQLGKALHTGPSFLSGEKPFECRACTKVFLKSSDLLKHLRTHTGERPYECSQCGKAFSQTSHLTQHQRIHSGETPYACPACGKAFRHSSSLVRHQRIHTAEKSFRCSECGKAFSHGSNLSQHRKIHAGGRPYACAQCGRRFCRNSHLIQHERTHTGEKPYTCALCGAAFSQGSSLFKHQRVHTGEKPFACTQCGRAFSHSSNLTQHQLLHTGERPFRCGDCGKAFAKGAVLLSHRRIHTGEKPFVCAHCGRAFRERPALFHHQRIHTGEKPVRRPRRGAGQCPQARPSSGAPSEGTLGRVAGPTPTSGPPAVSKPADA, from the exons ATGGCGACCGCGGCGCTGACAGACCGGGCCCAG GGCCTGATGGCCTTTGAGGATGTGGCCGTGTACTTCTCCCAGGAGGAGTGGGAGCTCCTGGACGCAGCCCACGTGATGTTAGAGAACTGCCACGTGGTGTTAGAGAACTTTGCGCTTGTGTCCTCGCTGG GACTCTCTGCCTCACGACCCCGGGTGGTCCTGCAGCTTGAGCGTGGCGAAGAGCCCTGGGTTCTCAGTGGGACAGTTGTGACACCAGCCAGGAATGCTCAGAGAAAGCCCAGCCCTG GTCCCTGTCATCTGGCATATGACAAGGTTGTTCCTGAAGCAGCTTTGCCAGTGACCTTCCAGAATGGCTCCCTTCCAGCACCTACCTTCACAGGCACCTGCGAACGTGGGAAAAGCTCAGTGGGTTGGCAGGGCACCTCCCTCTCTCAGGAGAAAAAGTCCACAGGCGTGTCGGTAATCTATTGGGAAAGGCTCCTGCTGGGTCCTGGCAGCGGGGAAGCCAATGTCAGTCTGCGGTTAACCTCTCCACTGAGGACTCCTGAGGATAGCCCACCTAGGGAGAAAGTCCTCATGAACCGCCCCATGCCAGACAAGCAGCTGAGGCCATATGGGGGCCAGAAGCCATTTGGGCAGGATGGCCCTGGAAGAGGCTGCCCCAAAATTCCAGAATTTGAGGCTAGTCTCAcctctggggaaagagaaaagggtggAACTAGCCTCAAGCCTCATGGACTCCCTGCTAGCCAAGAACCCCCTACCTGGGATCAGCTGGGCAAGGCCCTCCACACAGGCCCCAGCTTCCTCTCCGGGGAGAAGCCCTTCGAATGCAGGGCGTGCACCAAAGTGTTTCTGAAGAGCTCTGACCTGCTCAAGCACCTGCGCACCCACACTGGAGAGCGGCCATACGAATGCTCTCAGTGTGGCAAGGCCTTCAGCCAGACATCACACCTGACGCAGCACCAGCGCATCCACAGCGGTGAGACACCCTATGCGTGCCCGGCCTGTGGCAAGGCCTTCAGGCATAGCTCCTCGCTGGTGCGGCACCAGCGCATACACACCGCTGAGAAGTCCTTCCGCTGCAGCGAGTGCGGCAAGGCCTTCAGCCACGGCTCCAACCTCAGCCAGCACCGCAAGATCCACGCAGGCGGGCGGCCCTACGCATGTGCTCAGTGTGGCCGCCGTTTCTGCCGCAACTCGCACCTGATCCAGCACGAGCGCACACACACGGGTGAGAAGCCTTACACCTGTGCCCTTTGTGGTGCCGCCTTCAGCCAGGGTTCCTCCCTCTTCAAGCACCAGCGCGTGCACACGGGTGAGAAGCCCTTCGCCTGCACACAGTGTGGCCGCGCCTTCAGCCACAGCTCTAACCTCACGCAGCACCAGCTGCTGCACACTGGGGAGCGGCCCTTCCGCTGCGGGGACTGTGGCAAGGCTTTCGCCAAGGGCGCAGTGTTGCTCAGCCACCGACGCATCCACACGGGTGAGAAGCCCTTTGTGTGCGCACACTGTGGTCGTGCCTTCCGCGAGCGCCCGGCCCTGTTCCACCACCAGAGGATCCACACGGGAGAGAAGCCCGTGCGGCGACCTCGGCGTGGGGCAGGCCAGTGCCCCCAGGCCAGGCCTTCTTCAGGGGCACCATCAGAGGGCACTCTGGGCAGAGTAGCTGGGCCCACTCCCACCTCAGGCCCACCGGCAGTTTCAAAGCCTGCTGACGCCTGA